A window of Parasynechococcus marenigrum WH 8102 contains these coding sequences:
- the arsJ gene encoding organoarsenical effux MFS transporter ArsJ, whose product MKLSALQQYGIVTANYWAFTLTDGALRMLVVFHFHQLGYTTLEIAFLFLFYEFFGVVTNLYGGWIGARYGLRLTLWVGTLLQILSLVMLIPVAASWPKLLSVVYVMAAQAISGIAKDLNKMSAKSAIKTVVPETPDDAQRGEKQLFKWVAILTGSKNALKGVGFFLGGVLLTAFGFNAAVGWMAAGLALAFLLTLVLPGEIGKMKSKPAFSSLFSKSQGINGLSLARFFLFGARDVWFVVALPVFLEASLGWNFEQVGAFMGTWVIGYGIVQGSAPGLRRLWGQTTSPGVSAVQFWSALLTAIPALIGVALWRDANVAVAITAGLAAFGVVFAMNSSIHSYMVLAYTDAESVSLNVGFYYMANAAGRLVGTLLSGAVFMLGRTASGGMQACLWCSSLLVMLAWLSSLRLPAPLRTAS is encoded by the coding sequence GTGAAGCTCTCCGCTCTGCAGCAGTACGGAATTGTGACCGCCAACTACTGGGCGTTCACGCTCACCGATGGTGCGTTGCGGATGCTGGTGGTGTTCCATTTCCACCAACTCGGCTACACCACCCTCGAGATCGCCTTCCTTTTTCTCTTTTACGAGTTCTTCGGGGTGGTCACGAACCTTTATGGCGGTTGGATTGGTGCGCGCTACGGCCTGCGGCTCACCCTCTGGGTTGGAACGCTGCTGCAGATCCTCTCGTTGGTGATGCTGATTCCGGTGGCAGCCAGCTGGCCGAAGCTGCTGAGCGTGGTTTACGTGATGGCCGCTCAGGCGATCAGTGGGATTGCCAAGGACCTCAACAAGATGAGCGCCAAGAGCGCCATCAAAACCGTGGTTCCTGAAACCCCGGATGATGCTCAGCGGGGGGAAAAGCAACTGTTCAAATGGGTCGCGATCCTCACGGGATCCAAGAACGCGCTGAAGGGAGTCGGCTTCTTCCTAGGCGGCGTGTTGCTCACCGCCTTTGGTTTCAATGCTGCTGTGGGTTGGATGGCAGCGGGCCTGGCCCTGGCCTTCCTGTTGACCTTGGTGCTGCCAGGTGAGATCGGAAAGATGAAGTCGAAGCCGGCCTTTTCCTCCCTGTTCTCCAAATCCCAGGGCATCAATGGTCTGTCGTTGGCTCGTTTCTTTCTGTTCGGAGCGCGCGACGTCTGGTTCGTGGTTGCCTTGCCGGTGTTTCTGGAGGCTTCCCTCGGCTGGAACTTTGAGCAGGTGGGTGCCTTCATGGGCACCTGGGTGATCGGTTACGGCATCGTTCAGGGTTCAGCACCGGGCCTGCGACGGCTTTGGGGGCAGACGACCTCCCCCGGCGTGTCGGCTGTGCAGTTCTGGAGTGCTCTGCTCACGGCCATCCCGGCTTTGATCGGCGTCGCTCTGTGGCGTGACGCCAACGTGGCGGTTGCCATTACCGCTGGACTTGCGGCTTTCGGGGTGGTGTTTGCGATGAACTCCTCCATCCACTCGTACATGGTGCTGGCATACACCGATGCGGAGAGCGTCAGCCTCAATGTGGGCTTCTATTACATGGCCAACGCTGCAGGGCGATTGGTCGGAACCCTGCTCTCCGGTGCTGTGTTCATGCTGGGTCGTACAGCATCCGGTGGCATGCAGGCCTGCCTGTGGTGTTCTTCGCTGCTGGTGATGTTGGCCTGGCTCAGCAGCCTCAGACTGCCTGCTCCGCTGAGGACGGCCTCTTGA
- a CDS encoding response regulator, translating into MSKTSMVWVVDDDPELRKMVGTYLIDQGYDVRCLCDVKQLEARLECQRPDLLVLDVMLPGDDGLTALRRLRDAGDDLPVVMLTARGDAVDRIIGLEQGADDYLGKPFLPRELTARIDAVLRRRMAMPAGTPLVDGEQVHFGENVLDLSARTLMKGGTAEIITSGEFSLLAAFAQHPHRPLSRERLIELARGPGSDTDSRSMDVQVSRVRKLVEPDPTRPRYIQTVWGYGYVFVPDGTPRSH; encoded by the coding sequence ATGTCGAAGACGTCGATGGTCTGGGTGGTGGATGACGACCCGGAGCTGCGCAAGATGGTGGGGACCTACCTGATCGATCAGGGCTATGACGTTCGCTGCCTTTGCGACGTCAAGCAGTTGGAGGCCCGTCTGGAATGTCAGCGCCCTGACTTGCTGGTCCTCGATGTGATGCTGCCCGGCGACGACGGTCTGACGGCCCTGAGACGACTCCGGGATGCTGGCGATGATCTGCCCGTCGTGATGCTGACGGCGCGGGGGGATGCGGTGGATCGAATCATTGGGCTGGAGCAGGGCGCCGATGACTATCTGGGCAAGCCCTTCCTCCCGCGTGAACTGACCGCTCGAATCGATGCGGTGTTACGCCGTCGCATGGCGATGCCAGCAGGTACGCCGCTGGTGGATGGAGAGCAGGTGCATTTTGGAGAGAACGTGCTTGACCTCTCCGCCCGTACTTTGATGAAGGGCGGCACGGCGGAAATCATTACCAGCGGTGAATTCAGCCTGCTGGCGGCCTTCGCTCAGCACCCCCACCGTCCTCTGTCCAGAGAACGATTGATCGAGCTGGCCCGCGGTCCCGGCAGCGACACCGACAGTCGCAGCATGGATGTGCAGGTGTCCAGAGTTCGCAAGCTGGTGGAGCCCGATCCAACCCGGCCTCGCTACATCCAGACCGTGTGGGGATACGGCTATGTCTTTGTTCCGGACGGCACGCCGCGCTCGCACTGA
- a CDS encoding EF-hand domain-containing protein encodes MKVSVLVAAASANLLLVNGLAWSMPDQGSMRMYNQRMESLFLRLDSDGNGRLEHQELNGRPAFQRQLKRKTGRDFLLLEDIRTQKGTVRGQRLTRRFRGADRNSDRRLNRREAARLPWIERHFDGLDRNKDGHVTLEELWDLQRSLAPRQRRP; translated from the coding sequence ATGAAGGTCTCCGTCCTGGTCGCGGCTGCATCGGCGAATCTGTTGCTGGTCAATGGGCTGGCCTGGTCCATGCCGGATCAAGGCTCGATGCGGATGTACAACCAGCGGATGGAATCGTTGTTTCTGCGGCTCGACTCTGATGGCAACGGCCGACTCGAGCATCAGGAATTAAATGGCCGTCCTGCCTTTCAGCGCCAGTTGAAACGGAAGACGGGGAGGGATTTCCTGTTGCTGGAGGACATAAGGACTCAGAAGGGCACTGTGCGGGGGCAACGGCTGACACGCCGGTTTCGAGGGGCTGATCGCAATTCAGATCGCCGGCTCAACCGCAGGGAGGCCGCCCGTCTTCCCTGGATTGAACGTCATTTCGATGGTCTTGACCGGAACAAGGATGGTCATGTGACGCTGGAGGAGCTTTGGGACTTGCAACGCTCCCTGGCTCCGCGTCAACGGCGCCCTTGA
- a CDS encoding thermonuclease family protein gives MSAGSPQPTAPLVNPRIGVIQKLVRPGDVGDFELRARDVYGRLVGRFLINGQDLGAELVRRGAVFSWDGFLGRCDDLDYDGIEAKAQAARRGIWSAPAGVKRPWDVMEASNDGEP, from the coding sequence TTGTCTGCAGGCTCCCCGCAGCCAACAGCGCCCCTGGTCAACCCGCGCATTGGTGTCATTCAGAAGCTGGTTCGTCCTGGGGATGTGGGCGACTTCGAGCTCAGAGCGAGGGACGTTTACGGCCGTCTTGTGGGTCGGTTCTTGATCAACGGGCAGGACCTGGGTGCCGAACTGGTCCGTCGCGGTGCGGTGTTCTCCTGGGATGGATTCCTGGGCCGCTGTGATGACCTCGACTACGACGGCATTGAGGCCAAGGCTCAAGCGGCTCGACGCGGCATCTGGTCCGCGCCAGCTGGTGTGAAGCGTCCTTGGGATGTGATGGAAGCCTCCAACGACGGCGAACCTTGA
- a CDS encoding DUF4335 domain-containing protein — protein sequence MLKTVHRYEQTAARLVVEGYPDLSDGQEGDTIGILSGWKLQLVGAPELEGTRDHLEAMMAAVMPYARHQLSGIGGRFGGDQGFVGIEAVDGKHQLQLRSSREGVKPLQLLLDDADLADLVRCLDRLRLDEKVKLQWTYPEDRPLARRELLERIPLQRRLAPAALGGLVLSLTTALAILLPLPPRPGTTTSVDGPEPGSKIINETK from the coding sequence ATGCTGAAAACAGTTCACCGCTACGAACAAACGGCCGCACGCCTGGTGGTGGAGGGGTATCCAGATCTGTCGGATGGACAGGAGGGTGACACCATCGGCATCCTTTCGGGCTGGAAGCTTCAACTGGTGGGTGCCCCCGAACTCGAGGGCACCCGCGACCACCTCGAAGCGATGATGGCCGCAGTCATGCCCTATGCCCGTCACCAGCTCTCCGGCATCGGCGGGCGTTTCGGAGGGGATCAGGGCTTCGTCGGCATCGAAGCGGTGGACGGCAAACACCAGCTGCAGCTGCGCAGCAGTCGCGAGGGCGTCAAGCCGCTACAGCTCCTCCTCGATGATGCGGACCTGGCTGATCTGGTGCGTTGTCTCGATCGTCTGCGCCTCGACGAGAAGGTCAAACTGCAATGGACCTATCCCGAGGATCGTCCTCTAGCTCGCAGGGAACTGTTGGAGCGGATCCCACTGCAACGTCGACTGGCACCAGCGGCACTCGGTGGGCTGGTGCTCAGCCTGACCACCGCCTTGGCCATTCTGCTGCCTCTGCCACCTCGGCCCGGGACAACCACCAGCGTTGACGGACCCGAACCAGGGTCCAAAATTATTAATGAGACAAAGTAA
- a CDS encoding ATP-binding protein → MTRALVLRSLMLQIGGWSSLLLVSWLLCLMWMQLLFGRELNRLQTLQLGRDLALNIRLTELTLERYPPALIKELTGLDLVIAVQPPEPEREDRSNDDRRRELQQELCSRLSHCPMLLPAASGETAAVQGGGQQIWIELISPLEPVWLRSAIPATRRWPPDPMLMLIALVGAVIITGVVYLLKDVEQPLRGLERALARVGEGNDPPALPAKGAPEVQRITRRFNAMVQRLAANRQERATMLAGIAHDLRAPITRLQFRLALPSLDATERQRCRHDLESLERITGQFLLYAGGGERETPVVCPLALWLAEVVASYPSEQLHLEPTPVEARIRPIALGRAVSNLIDNAFSHGKPPIVIRLLTSKDGISLEVWDQGSGVPTAQWSRAMQPFQRLDEARGQQGHCGLGLAIVNHVMQHHDGTVTVRRGTGNPGRFAVVLTLPSEGQAKG, encoded by the coding sequence ATGACCCGTGCCCTCGTTTTGAGGTCGCTGATGCTTCAGATCGGTGGCTGGAGTTCCTTGCTGCTGGTCAGCTGGTTGTTGTGTCTGATGTGGATGCAGCTCCTGTTCGGCCGGGAACTGAACCGGCTTCAGACCCTGCAGCTGGGACGGGATCTGGCCCTGAATATCCGCCTGACGGAACTCACCCTGGAGCGCTACCCACCAGCGCTGATCAAGGAGCTCACGGGGTTGGATCTGGTGATTGCGGTCCAGCCCCCAGAACCGGAGCGGGAGGACCGATCCAATGACGATCGACGGCGTGAATTGCAACAGGAGCTCTGCTCACGTCTGTCCCATTGCCCGATGCTGCTGCCGGCAGCCTCTGGCGAGACGGCAGCAGTTCAGGGGGGTGGCCAGCAGATCTGGATCGAATTGATCTCACCGCTCGAGCCGGTCTGGCTGCGCAGCGCGATACCAGCCACCCGCCGCTGGCCACCTGATCCGATGCTGATGCTGATCGCCTTGGTGGGAGCTGTGATCATCACCGGTGTGGTGTATCTGCTCAAGGACGTTGAACAGCCACTGCGTGGTCTGGAGCGGGCCCTGGCGCGCGTTGGTGAGGGCAACGACCCTCCTGCCCTCCCTGCAAAAGGTGCCCCTGAGGTGCAACGCATCACCCGACGGTTCAATGCGATGGTGCAGCGCCTGGCTGCCAACCGTCAGGAACGGGCAACGATGCTGGCCGGCATAGCCCACGACCTGAGGGCTCCGATCACCCGCCTGCAGTTTCGTCTGGCGCTGCCAAGCCTGGATGCCACCGAACGCCAGCGCTGTCGCCATGACCTTGAGTCACTCGAGCGCATCACCGGTCAGTTCCTCCTGTATGCCGGCGGCGGAGAGCGCGAGACGCCGGTGGTCTGTCCCTTGGCGCTGTGGCTGGCAGAAGTTGTGGCCAGCTACCCGAGCGAGCAGCTGCACCTTGAACCAACACCTGTTGAGGCCCGCATCCGCCCGATTGCACTGGGCAGAGCCGTGAGCAACCTGATCGACAATGCCTTCAGCCACGGCAAACCACCGATTGTGATCCGCCTCCTGACGAGCAAGGACGGAATAAGCCTTGAGGTTTGGGATCAGGGATCAGGCGTTCCGACCGCGCAGTGGAGCCGTGCAATGCAACCCTTTCAGAGGCTCGATGAGGCCCGCGGACAGCAGGGCCATTGCGGACTCGGACTGGCCATTGTGAACCATGTGATGCAGCACCACGACGGAACAGTGACCGTCCGCAGGGGAACCGGCAACCCCGGCCGATTCGCCGTGGTGTTGACCCTTCCTTCAGAGGGGCAGGCCAAGGGATGA
- the ppk2 gene encoding polyphosphate kinase 2 has product MSKNHKHDMAAVLDALDHSDGDVDHPQELLVELQEGFSSDHKRLEKKTYEKELARLQYELVKMQYWVKATGFRMIILFEGRDAAGKGGSIKRLTEPMNPRGCRVVALGMPSDQQKTQWYFQRYVEHFPSAGEIVVFDRSWYNRAGVERVMGFATEDQVEQFYVACPQFERMLVQDGILLLKYWFSINDEEQEKRFQSRIDCEERRWKLSPMDIESRNRWVEYSKAKDIMFSKTHIPEAPWFTVEANDKRRARLNCLRHVLSKVPYEDMTPPPIEMPARPEQGDYKRPPFNEQFFVPNNYPYKD; this is encoded by the coding sequence ATGAGCAAGAACCACAAGCACGACATGGCTGCGGTGCTCGATGCTCTGGACCACAGCGATGGTGACGTCGATCACCCGCAGGAGCTCCTGGTGGAGCTGCAGGAGGGGTTTTCCAGCGACCACAAACGCTTGGAAAAAAAGACCTACGAAAAGGAACTGGCGAGGCTGCAATATGAGCTAGTGAAGATGCAGTACTGGGTGAAAGCCACCGGATTCCGCATGATCATCCTGTTTGAAGGACGGGATGCGGCGGGAAAAGGCGGTTCGATCAAACGCCTCACCGAGCCGATGAATCCACGGGGCTGCCGCGTGGTCGCCCTGGGGATGCCGTCTGACCAACAGAAGACCCAGTGGTATTTCCAGCGCTACGTGGAGCACTTCCCCAGTGCCGGTGAGATCGTGGTCTTTGACCGCAGCTGGTACAACCGGGCCGGTGTTGAACGGGTGATGGGATTTGCCACCGAGGACCAGGTGGAGCAGTTCTACGTGGCCTGCCCTCAATTCGAACGGATGCTGGTGCAGGACGGAATCCTGCTGCTCAAGTACTGGTTCTCCATCAATGACGAAGAGCAGGAGAAGCGTTTCCAGTCAAGGATTGACTGTGAGGAACGTCGCTGGAAGCTGAGCCCGATGGACATCGAGTCCCGAAATCGCTGGGTGGAATATTCCAAAGCGAAGGACATCATGTTCTCCAAAACCCATATCCCTGAGGCTCCCTGGTTCACGGTTGAAGCCAACGACAAGCGTCGGGCACGCCTCAACTGCCTGCGGCATGTGCTGAGCAAAGTCCCCTATGAAGACATGACGCCTCCTCCCATCGAGATGCCAGCGCGTCCCGAGCAAGGGGACTACAAACGGCCGCCATTCAACGAGCAGTTCTTTGTGCCAAACAATTATCCCTACAAAGACTGA